The genomic DNA ACTGTGTGACAAGATTACGTTTCTCGAGTTGCTAttataagttaaaaaaaaatgtattccTCGGATCCGAATAGCTTCATATAATTACTCGTGAACTTGTTCGAACATATAGCAACTTCACAACGTGTTAATAACCGCAAAAAATAATACTGTTTTCTTCTTTGGAGGCCTTCGGATCGTACTATATGGATTGTCCTTACCTCAATATACATACCACGAAAGAATCTCTTGTTGAAGGCGCACACTTTCTCTCATATTCGTCCCATCTATTGTTCACTTCTCGATCCTCATCTAAAGGACGATTTTGGAACATCCGACTGTCTTTTTTCTACCATATGCATATGTTAATAATTATTGATCAAAATATTCcgagtaaaaaataaataaatattgataaaAACATAATGATAATGAAATAACAGACGACTTTTCCATCTTCTAAGTATGAAACACGTCAATTTCCATATATCTGCTCTCTATATCATTACGTGACATTATATCACTAGACGCATtaaaaattcctttttttttgttataataataatttttttgtgataTTTCTAAAAACCAAAAGATTTGGAGAACTCTTATTTGTTTGTGATATTCGCAGGTGATATACCCATTATATATAAGACTTTCTCccatattatatatgaatgGTTGCAAAGAAACTCTTAAGGAAAAGACCTAATATTGATTAAAGGAGAAAACTTTTCGTCCTTCACTAAAATGTTGAGACACCTCAAtgattaacccaaaaattaGCTATCAACCCTATATAGCTCCGAACGACTGCATTATGGGATCGATACAAAAATTTGAGCATACTATTAGTGCTATGAAGAGAAGGCATCTCAtgtcttttaattaattattgttgCCGCCCATGTTTGGAAGTTTTATGGCCGGGTAGATATATGTACAAAATTTGAGGAAATGTACATGTTTAAGCCGTGAAGACAATGGTTGACTGGAGGCCGGGGAATTAATCATTCATAAGTGCAGCTGGCATATGACAAGCTCACGAGTGTATGtactatatatgtatgaattaGAATTAATTGGAAGTCACAAACAAGTATCTCATTTCGGATTATTGTCAATTTCTCATTCACTTATATCATCGTCGtcatcatatatatcatatataatgATCGCAATtattaaaagtaataattaaatatttggtCTTCTTATTCGGTGTGTGAACTGACATTGCTAAGGTCAAGGAGCCCTCCATAATGGTGTTGCAAAGAGACAAGTTAAAAGGACATATATTCTAGacctatatatgtatatataattcctttttttttcgcgTGTAAAGGGTCCGTAACTTATTGAAGTtctatatatcacatatatttgGGTACATTATTAGCGAACTTTTGCCGGATAGCTTGAGATTTCTCGAGTTCTATACACAAAGATTATATATTTGAAGGTAAGAACAGAAAATATAGTGGAAAATATATGCGCAAAGATGAGATATTTGTGAATTTATATCAACCCATGAACCCTAGGAATGttttatatgatattttgAGATAACTAATATAAACTCTAGCCTCTAGGAATATTTTTGCCCTATCCAGTACCGAACCTAACTACAATAAACAAAATGCATCCCCCTTTTCccaacatatttttttcttcctaataaaatatttacttgtatttttctttatttgttaatgaaaaggaagaaggaaTCTTATTAGCCAAAGAACGGAgacagagagaggagagaggaatCTATCTCTCCTGCCGGCGCGGCTCTTTACAAAATATTCACAATTATTTCTTTTGGGtagataatattcataattATTGATCATTATTATCATTTGATTTATTTAGAGAAACACAATTAATATGTCTAGAAAGTAGAAACTCGTCTACAATCAAATAGTTAAATTCCGTGAGTGACTTATGGTACAAAGTTTCACTAGggatttatcttttctttctttcttttttcggtagttttttttttctttttgtatttatatCACCGAcgcataatatatattatgtatgctGAAAAGTCGTTTGAATGcctatatatgaaaatatgtgaAAATGCTGTAGAGGTATTTACTTACAAAGCTACTAGCTAACATTCAAATTGGTACTTCACTTGATATTCATCCAATATTTATGCATGCACATGATAATTTTAGGAAATTTAACGGACTCCAAATATTTAGCAGCTTCTAACTTAATCACGAAGAAGCCGAGACAGCCAATTTTCAGAGAGAATACTCCGACTAATCAACGAGTTTAGATATATACAAAGAACATTGGAAAATTGTACGCTGTGCCATTTAAAGAGAGTACATGCATCTAATCGATTTCGCATCTTATatccaacaaaaaaaacaaagaaagaagaaagatttTGCTTATGCATGGATCAGTCGCAAGACACACCATAGGTCGTCATCAAATCACCCTCTATAATCTAATTGTTAATGGTGAATTTTCTCCTGCTAGCAATATAAAGTTGCCCGAAAAAGAACCTTGGAAAAAATGTTATTAAACGTGTCGGTCGAGAGCTACAATACGACGACCGGTTCCATTGTGTTGATGGGGCCCACGTATCTAACATTTGAAAATTGGGACATTTTCTTCTCTCTGGTAAACTTTTTCGAGGtttgacccaaaaaaaaaaattcaaggaaaataaattagaaaaacctCTAACGGACAAGTCAAGTCAACatgtttttattaatttcctcATTTTATTTTGGCTAAAGCTCTGCCAGAAAAGTGAATAATAAGTTTCCTTTCCCCCCATTTTTCCAGCATGAAAATGTGTTTTATTGTTATATTAATGGATGTTTATGTCTGTTCATGTACATGAAAAAGTAAGTACTGATTTTAATATATTGTAATAAATAGAAGAGATTTGTAAACTCTATGAAAATAGAGTTTTTCAGTACTTTTTACGGGTATAATCGAGGCTAATTCATCGAGCTTTTGTTAAATTTAGTGTGtttttagtttaattttcatatacaTGAATTTTGATTGGTTTTAGTAGttttagtttgattttattCGAATTGGAGTTAACTAAACGGTCTTTTGCTTCCTCTGAGTTTTCGATTTTTTGGAGCTTCTCGAGTTAGGATCACAGCGGTTCAAACGGTTTGTCGATCGAAGCCCGAACGAAGAATATACTACCCAGGGAAGTTCAACGCACAAAAAATACTGAGTTGACCCCAACCACGAAAAACGAGGGTGCAACCCTTCGGATCAGCAAAAACCCACTTTTATCAGAATCGGATCGGATCGACCAATTCGAGCGCTATGACCAATCCAGTTCTACCTGTATTCCCAAAGTGTATGAATGAACCTATGAAACCAAAGAATCGGGCGGTTTTTCAAGGAAACTCACGTGAACCGGCCGATTTTATGggttccttttatttttaaaaattgtcaaAATAGCTATGTTTGGAGACGGAATTGAACCGTAGATCTCCAAGTTATTATGATAAAGTCATTCACCCATTAATCCATTTAACTATCAACTTTTTGTTGTACACTTTTTACCATTCCTTTGTCATTTACTTCAGTGACCTTCTTAAATGTTTATTCATAaccatgttttaattatttttcttagtaatattgtaattattgcatatttattaaattataattattttcattggtcatattattatttatttaatttttaattaaacatgTGGCCCGACCCATCAAATTCTCGATTGAACCCATAAATCCGTAAATTCATACCTCAATTGGTTCGATATCTTGTCCGGTTTCGATAACATTGCAAAAACTGATCAGCTTTCATTCTCTTGAGATTTTTTGTGGGTCCCAAGCATGTCTAGAGAAGGAAATTCAAgagaaatattttgatttattattagTCATTGATATAAGGACTTTGGAAAATATTTCTAGAGTTTTAAAGGAGGAAATTATGAacttaaaataagaaataatattttaggGCTTATGAGAGATTTTCGGGATTGACGGGCTAGCTTTTTGGACATTCAGAGGGGGGCTGCACAGAGGAGGGACATTCAACACTTTTGGAGAAGCTCTCGGCATGACTTTTTGGAGCTTTGGAGTGTCTTCACGATCAAGAGCTGATGGAAGCTCGTTCTTCTTGGTGATTTCTTTTCAGTGTTATCCTAGAATCATGTCTAGGAGGAATTTTGAGCTTTTTATTCTACTATCATGAACTAACTTCATCTTCCTAGAGTTATGATGGAACTCGATATGTAGCTAGATTTATAGTACTCTTTTGAATTTATGCATTGAGAATtccctttatttattatatcttGAGTTTAATGCTTGCATTAACCTAGTCAGCTGTTGTATTGATCAGTTAACCTAATTGAAATTGGAAGAGGGATTTTAGTTTTAGAACTGAGATATGATAGCCAAAGTTCGATCTTGAGGATTCAAGTTGATTAGTGGGTAAAATAGGAATATACTTACACATCTTAGGTAGCTAATTCAAGTTAGAACCTTAATGAATTTAGTTTAATTACAATTCTTGTAGGAATATAGGGGTTGGTTAAGTTAGATATTTTTTCTAAGCAACTCGGAAAATACTTAGGAAATATTAAGGCAATTGAGGTTAGTAAATGGGTCCATTCTTGATAAATTAATGATAACGAGGATTGGATAGTCTAGTGAAGTATCGGAGGAAATCATAATCCTAGGTCTTTTCCACTGATTGAACTTCCGTCGTGCTATTTCttgcttttaaatttttcttcttaataCCAAGTTTTCAATTAGCTTGACTTTAGTTAGATTGCTCACGTCAAACACTAGTGAAGTTTCTAATAAGAGTCTCTGTGGGAATGATCTCTACACATCATTCTACTACTTATACGGCCTATGCACTTGCAGGGTGTAAAACCGCAAACAAATTTTtgctccaaaaaaaaaagtaataaaggaagaggatttggttaagttcTCCTTTAATCAGAAAATAGGTTAGCCgggcaagaaaagaaaataattaatagaataTAGAGAATGAACCAGAACTTTGGTCTGCATATTCGATATTCATCTACCTACATATctcaataatttatatgtagTGTTTATATTTTAGTACTtaatacaaaaattaattattaaggtTGGAGGATCAAGCGGCTATTATGCCACCGTAGGCCTCTAATCattgacaaaattaaacaaatattATGAATACATGGATTAAAGAATCCCGCCTTTTTGTGTATAAATATTATCCACTTTGGCATGTGCTTGTTGGTGGATAATTGCGTTCTTAATTGCTTACCCAGACTTCAAACAGTATATATAATCTTCATTATGCAAATTAAGCTGCTATATTcttaagttaattaatttatgatgaaaataTTTCTCCTTGGGCCTGCTAAACAGAAAATTTTGCCATTGTCGTCGCAGCGATCATTGATAATCAATTAGCTAGTGAAcagctaaaaaaaaatatcaatggATAAGCTAAATGTGCTACAATTGGATGACCAAAAAGCGAACTGGGATGTTCATCGACGAGGAGAGAGTTAAGTGAGAACGCATAAATGAATTTCTTATCGCGGGGATGGTTTTACGTATAGAAAGCGGTTGATTATGTAATCGTGATGTTACTTGAAATGTAAGAAAGATCTATTTCTTGTGAACTGATCATTTTAAGAGTCCAACAACCGACTAATTTTGGGTGAAACCACCTTCACTGCGCATATTCAAGAGTACACATCACTTTTAATTAAGTTTTCAATCCCGCCTTAATATTTTTGGAAGCAGTCGTGTGAAAGAAGGCATATCCATTCTGGATTTGGAATAAgccaataaaaggaaaaaaaaactaatatttgTAAATTGTTTCTAGTATTGGAGAAAATTGAAGGACGGAAGTTATGAAATTGTGAGATTACGGTGATCAATAATGGTCGGTTCAAGCGTTTTAACATATGTTTTCCTCTAGCAAAATCTTGAATATGAGTCTTATGAATGGATAAAATCCTTGTTTGGGAGAGATTCATTTCTTAGAAGGCTGATGTCGCTTGAAATGAATTAGTTGAAATCCGTTGGACTTCCTAATactaaaatacaaaaaaaaagaaaaagaaaaaaaagagggtgAGATTCCGGTTGATTGTTTTCATCAGAAACTGAGAGGAATTCCCGCAATAGGTTTTGGAAAAAATAGTGAAAGTTGCATCTTTTATGCAATGATGGAACTTTTCGAAGTCATCATGTTGTAGAAGAAATTTCTTTAAAGTACTATCTTTAAgtctttaaaaggaaaaaaaagaaaaaagggagatacaaagaaaaagatagaGAGTTTGTCTGAGAGACAAGGAGGGTCCTGTGAAGAAGCGTAGTagtatttataatatatttttcgaGTTCTTTTCAATAATGTCCAAACTTTTTAGTGAAATTTAGTTACTTTCATTAttcacccaagaaaaaaaatttgtaactTGAAGATTCGACCTATAATTGAAAAGATACGAACtccaaaattttctaaataacgTATCGGGTGGATCACATCAAACTCAAGTGGAAGACTGCTGAGTATGGAAGGAATTCACTTGTTACTGTCATGATTCCACAAGAGATTACTCTTTTGTGGAAAACAAAAATGGAGTAGGGACTGGAAGAAGCAGAGACTACTGTAGTTTTGAAAGAGAAATTTGACAGAGAcacagacacacacacacacacacacacacacacacacacacacacacacactttCATTAAGAAGAAGAGTCTCTCCTTCCCCTTCCCTCCACTCTATATTAATATTCAGctctcctttcctttcctgATTGCTCTGCTACTTCCTTTTCCTTCCTTCCCTTCTCTCATGATCACATCTTTGTTCTGCTAAGAATTCATTGCTGACATTTCACCTAACGGGACAAGAACGaccaagaaagaaaggaaCTTCCTATAATTAGATTAGTTCTTTTACAGTTGAATTGGTTGGCCGGGAATGGGGAGGCACTCTTGCTGTTACAAGCAGAAGTTGAGGAAAGGCCTCTGGTCTCCTGAGGAGGACGAGAAGCTCCTCCGGTACATCACCAAGTACGGCCATGGTTGTTGGAGCTCCGTCCCTAAACAAGCCGGTACGGTACTTCTATGATGTCGCCGGCTCTTCTTATATAAGCTTAGTGATTCTGTTTTGGTTACCGGTTATCCTTTCCGGGTGGTAATTCAATTGATTTTGCAGGTCTGCAGAGGTGCGGGAAGAGCTGCAGGCTAAGGTGGATTAACTACCTCAGGCCTGATTTGAAGAGAGGCACGTTCTCTCAGGAGGAAGAGAACCTTATCATTGAGCTCCATGCAGTCCTAGGAAACAGGTGAGAAAGATTTGATTGATAGATTTCCTCCATTTGCCATGTTCCGTTCAGGTCCAGGTTCAACTTAATCTGACATGTCCTCTTGGCGTCGGCAGGTGGTCTCAGATAGCTGCGCAGCTGCCCGGAAGAACGGACAACGAGATCAAGAACCTGTGGAACTCGTgcctgaagaagaagctgaggcAAAAGGGCATTGACCCTGCGACCCACAAGCCGCTGTCAGAGGTTGAGAATGGAAATGACAAGGACAACAAATCATCGAAAGCCCAGGAGAAGGCTCACAGCTCCAAGCCCAATTCAGCCGTAACCGAGCAGAGATCATCACTGTCGCCACCGCAGGCCTTTCAGATGAAGCAGGAAGATGACGCAGCAATGGCAAGCAATGGCAGCTCTGCTTTCAGCAGAGACTACTACTCAGAAGAGAGCTTCAATCCTCTGCAGGCATTGGGCAGTTACGCACCCAACACCCAAGTCCCAAGCTGCTCGGCGATCTCCAGCCCTTCCATTTGGCTCGCCCAGATGGGCAAATCATTCGGGATGAACTCGGAACTCAATCTCGACACTAACCTGATACCATCTATCCTCCCGCAGTCCACCAGCTCATACCTCTCCAGCCCAGTCGGTTTCAGGCCTTCGGCGACAGTTCTAACCGAGAGCCTTCCGCTGAAGTCCTTTCCACTCGACGAGACCAGGCTCTGGGACCCAAGCAATGCTTCGAGTTCAAGCAATAATAGCAACGGGTCGTTCATCGAGAGCGGAATTTTCTCTTGGGGGTTAGCCGACTGCAGCGCATCCGACAAGGAGTCCTCTAATTCAGTCTGTCTCATGGAATCACAAAATCAAACCGGAGAAGTCAAGTGGGCAGACTATTTTCCCAATTCATCTCTGCTAATGGCAGCAGCGAACTTCCAGAACCCGACTCCGCAGTCACTGTACAATGAAATCAAATCAGACGTATCTCATTTCATCGCGAGCAGTAGCTCGAGTTTCCTGTGGCCCCAACAGAACCAGCTCTGCTGATTGGAAGAGAGAATTCAGATCATTCCGATCATCAGTTTGTATATAGGATTCCATAATTCCTATTAATCTCAAACAACATTTTCTTAGTTTTGTTTTGGATTTGAATAGATTTGAGCAGCGAGAATTAAGGCCTACtgttgtttttcctttttttttttttttttttcttattcccGGTAAATCACGAGTTATCCCCAACCTATCCGTCCACTGTTGTTTCTGTTTGCATGTGAGGTTAAAATGTAGAAACGGAGAGATTGGATTTGGATTTGTGTCTGCATCAATGGTGATTTTTTTCCGCGCCCATCAGTCCCTTTCCTCGGTTAATCAGAAAGCTTATCCGAATTTGAATCTCATCAGAACCGACCGTACATGCGCGCCGACTGACTACTAATCTCTAGTGTTCAGTTTGATTCGGGATTATGGATGGAGGGGCCAAGCCAATTTTCAGCGCCCGAGAAACTGAGACGTCAAACAAACGTATGGATGAAGAAGGCGTGggtttgaaaaataaaattccaaaaaaaCTTTATGGTCCGTACGAAGAGATTGTCACATTCAATCTTTTTCAGGAGCCATATACGTGTCGTTTTCATGCCATCTCATCCATGGGGCTCCTCCCTCCCCCCATTATACCATCATCACACAGAGATCAAACACTTCTACTTCTACTGTGggatttcaatttcaattcaatttgatTAATCCTCTGACTTGATGGCAAATACAGCAAACCCATGATGTTCGAGAATCAACTGCGAACTGTTACATGCTGTAAACTTCATACGAGTGAGAGAATATTGGGCCCCGCCGCTTAGGTAAAAGTTCAAAGTTAAAACGGCAGAAATCATGGATATCCTTGGACTTTGTAAGAGCGCAAGATTCCGATAACAACATGGAGCGGATCGATCAATAGGATTGCTTGTTAAATGTCTTTTAGGTCAGTCCAGAGAACGAGACTGCTTCGCGTCTTTACAGCAATAAATAACGGGAAGTCGCCTAAGTTCAAATAAGGAGATCCCGGGCTGGTCTCCGAAGTGAACAAGCTGGATGTGATCTGTACAGCGAAAGACGAAGATTTGGTTGAAAACGAAGACCTCTCTTCCCTTTTGCATATGCTATCAAACAACAAATGCGATGGGAAAAATGACCACAAGCATACTGGAAATAAGCTTGGGAGGAGAAGCAAGcaactaaattaattaaatttggaaaaatcaGTTCCCTATTATTGGAGGAAAAATAAAGGCCCAATTAGTCTGGAGGACCCACCTCCTCATATGATTGATCTCCTCTCCATGACTAACCGAGCTGTACGTCCAATTAAAATTTCCAtctgtttttgtctttgaTCATCTGTGAGAAGCATCCATTCCTATAGGCCCATTATTTTAAAACACACG from Punica granatum isolate Tunisia-2019 chromosome 2, ASM765513v2, whole genome shotgun sequence includes the following:
- the LOC116198120 gene encoding transcription factor MYB61-like → MGRHSCCYKQKLRKGLWSPEEDEKLLRYITKYGHGCWSSVPKQAGLQRCGKSCRLRWINYLRPDLKRGTFSQEEENLIIELHAVLGNRWSQIAAQLPGRTDNEIKNLWNSCLKKKLRQKGIDPATHKPLSEVENGNDKDNKSSKAQEKAHSSKPNSAVTEQRSSLSPPQAFQMKQEDDAAMASNGSSAFSRDYYSEESFNPLQALGSYAPNTQVPSCSAISSPSIWLAQMGKSFGMNSELNLDTNLIPSILPQSTSSYLSSPVGFRPSATVLTESLPLKSFPLDETRLWDPSNASSSSNNSNGSFIESGIFSWGLADCSASDKESSNSVCLMESQNQTGEVKWADYFPNSSLLMAAANFQNPTPQSLYNEIKSDVSHFIASSSSSFLWPQQNQLC